A part of Vulpes vulpes isolate BD-2025 chromosome 15, VulVul3, whole genome shotgun sequence genomic DNA contains:
- the SQOR gene encoding sulfide:quinone oxidoreductase, mitochondrial isoform X1, whose protein sequence is MTPLATSVSGPRARLFACFLRLGTQQAGPLQLHTGASLAAKNHYEVLVLGGGSGGITMAARMKRRVGADNVAIVEPSERHFYQPIWTLVGAGAKQLSSSGRPTASVIPSGVEWIKARVVELNPDKNCIHTDTGKEISYKYLIIALGIQLDYEKIKGLPEGFDHPKIGSNYSVKTVEKTWKALQDFKEGNAIFTFPNTPVKCAGAPQKIMYLSEAYFRKTGKRSKANIIFNTSLGTIFGVKKYAAALQEIIRERNLTVNYKQNLIEVRADRQEAVFENLDKPGETQVISYEMLHVTPPMSSPDVLKTSPVADAVGWVDVDKETLQHKKYPNVFGIGDCTNLPTSKTAAAVAAQSGILDRTISLIMKNKKPTKKYDGYTSCPLVTGYNRVILAEFDYNAQPLETFPFDQSRERLTMYLMKADLMPFLYWNMMLRGYWGGPAFLRKLFHLGMS, encoded by the exons ATGACCCCCCTGGCCACTTCTGTGTCTGGCCCTCGAGCCCGGCTCTTTGCCTGCTTCCTCAGGCTGGGCACCCAGCAGGCTGGCCCGCTTCAGCTGCACACAGGTGCCAGCCTTGCAGCCAAGAACCACTATGAGGTGCTGGTGCTTGGTGGGGGCAGTGGTGGGATCACCATGGCTGCCCGCATGAAGAGGAGAGTGGGTGCCGACAACGTGGCTATTGTGGAGCCTAGTGAG AGACATTTCTACCAGCCAATCTGGACGCTGGTGGGTGCTGGTGCCAAGCAGTTATCCTCATCTGGCCGTCCCACTGCGAGTGTGATACCGTCTGGTGTAGAATGGATCAAAGCTAGAGTGGTTGAGCTGAATCCAGACAAGAACTGCATCCACACAGACACTGGCAAGGAG ATCTCCTACAAATATCTTATTATTGCCCTTGGGATCCAGCTGGACTATGAGAAG ATTAAAGGCTTACCTGAAGGTTTTGACCATCCCAAAATAGGGTCCAATTACTCAGTGAAGACAGTAGAGAAAACCTGGAAAGCTCTGCAGGACTTCAAGGAGGGCAATGCCATCTTTACCTTCCCAAATACCCCTGTAAAGTGTGCTGGAGCCCCACAGAAGATCATGTACTTGTCAGAAGCCTATTTCAGGAAG acggGGAAGCGATCCAAGGCCAATATCATTTTCAACACTTCCCTTGGCACAATTTTTGGGGTGAAGAAGTATGCAGCTGCCCTGCAGGAGATCATCCGGGAAAGGAACCTCACTGTTAACTACAAACAAAACCTCATTGAAGTCAGAGCTGATAGACAAGAGGCTGTTTTTGAGAATCTGGACAAACCTGGAGAGACCCAAGTGATTTCA TACGAAATGCTTCATGTGACCCCACCAATGAGCTCACCAGATGTCCTCAAGACGAGTCCTGTGGCTGACGCTGTGGGTTGGGTGGATGTGGATAAAGAAACTCTTCAACACAAGAAATACCCAAATGTGTTTGGGATTGGGGACTGCACTAACCTTCCCACGTCGAAGACCGCTGCTGCTGTAG CTGCCCAGTCAGGAATACTTGACAGAACAATTTCTCTgattatgaagaataaaaaaccaacaaaaaag TATGATGGCTACACCTCGTGTCCACTGGTGACTGGCTACAACCGTGTGATTCTTGCGGAATTCGACTACAATGCTCAGCCGCTGGAAACCTTCCCCTTTGACCAGAGCAGGGAGCGACTTACCATGTACCTCATGAAGGCTGACCTGATGCCTTTCCTGTACTGGAATATGATGCTAAG GGGTTACTGGGGAGGACCAGCATTTCTGCGCAAGTTGTTCCATCTGGGGATGAGTTAA
- the SQOR gene encoding sulfide:quinone oxidoreductase, mitochondrial isoform X2: MTPLATSVSGPRARLFACFLRLGTQQAGPLQLHTGASLAAKNHYEVLVLGGGSGGITMAARMKRRVGADNVAIVEPSERHFYQPIWTLVGAGAKQLSSSGRPTASVIPSGVEWIKARVVELNPDKNCIHTDTGKEISYKYLIIALGIQLDYEKIKGLPEGFDHPKIGSNYSVKTVEKTWKALQDFKEGNAIFTFPNTPVKCAGAPQKIMYLSEAYFRKTGKRSKANIIFNTSLGTIFGVKKYAAALQEIIRERNLTVNYKQNLIEVRADRQEAVFENLDKPGETQVISYEMLHVTPPMSSPDVLKTSPVADAVGWVDVDKETLQHKKYPNVFGIGDCTNLPTSKTAAAVAAQSGILDRTISLIMKNKKPTKKV, from the exons ATGACCCCCCTGGCCACTTCTGTGTCTGGCCCTCGAGCCCGGCTCTTTGCCTGCTTCCTCAGGCTGGGCACCCAGCAGGCTGGCCCGCTTCAGCTGCACACAGGTGCCAGCCTTGCAGCCAAGAACCACTATGAGGTGCTGGTGCTTGGTGGGGGCAGTGGTGGGATCACCATGGCTGCCCGCATGAAGAGGAGAGTGGGTGCCGACAACGTGGCTATTGTGGAGCCTAGTGAG AGACATTTCTACCAGCCAATCTGGACGCTGGTGGGTGCTGGTGCCAAGCAGTTATCCTCATCTGGCCGTCCCACTGCGAGTGTGATACCGTCTGGTGTAGAATGGATCAAAGCTAGAGTGGTTGAGCTGAATCCAGACAAGAACTGCATCCACACAGACACTGGCAAGGAG ATCTCCTACAAATATCTTATTATTGCCCTTGGGATCCAGCTGGACTATGAGAAG ATTAAAGGCTTACCTGAAGGTTTTGACCATCCCAAAATAGGGTCCAATTACTCAGTGAAGACAGTAGAGAAAACCTGGAAAGCTCTGCAGGACTTCAAGGAGGGCAATGCCATCTTTACCTTCCCAAATACCCCTGTAAAGTGTGCTGGAGCCCCACAGAAGATCATGTACTTGTCAGAAGCCTATTTCAGGAAG acggGGAAGCGATCCAAGGCCAATATCATTTTCAACACTTCCCTTGGCACAATTTTTGGGGTGAAGAAGTATGCAGCTGCCCTGCAGGAGATCATCCGGGAAAGGAACCTCACTGTTAACTACAAACAAAACCTCATTGAAGTCAGAGCTGATAGACAAGAGGCTGTTTTTGAGAATCTGGACAAACCTGGAGAGACCCAAGTGATTTCA TACGAAATGCTTCATGTGACCCCACCAATGAGCTCACCAGATGTCCTCAAGACGAGTCCTGTGGCTGACGCTGTGGGTTGGGTGGATGTGGATAAAGAAACTCTTCAACACAAGAAATACCCAAATGTGTTTGGGATTGGGGACTGCACTAACCTTCCCACGTCGAAGACCGCTGCTGCTGTAG CTGCCCAGTCAGGAATACTTGACAGAACAATTTCTCTgattatgaagaataaaaaaccaacaaaaaa AGTATGA